A part of Clostridium novyi genomic DNA contains:
- a CDS encoding DNA cytosine methyltransferase yields the protein MKYSVLDLFAGCGGLGHGFKCNNNFEINLANDKWEPARDTYVFNNPEVPFVLDDIKNLSEDIFKKYFPNGVSVIIGGPPCQGFSMCGARDINDERNDLFYEYARIVSYTKPYIFIMENVKGLLSMKNKKGNLIINAIYEEFEKIGYKIQHTVINSKYYRVPQSRERVIIVGTREDLPDNYVYPQPQLTEREVYTVKDALYGLTNENSLNGEISIMNKENNEYYDSIKFDGKIYNHQIPSHKKEVKHRMAFVPQGGNWQDIPEEFRAGGIHSNAYRRLDLTKPSVTIKHAYKSMIIHPIYNRCLSIREVSRLQSFPDNYIFKNTKTSQYQQLANAVPPNLSKALAESVLNYLTKNNLTNDNKQVQLNRLKDKDCNKIRRLNIFNFAEEDIV from the coding sequence ATGAAATACTCAGTATTAGATTTATTTGCTGGTTGTGGTGGACTTGGTCATGGATTTAAATGTAATAATAATTTTGAAATAAATTTGGCCAATGATAAGTGGGAACCTGCTAGAGATACATATGTTTTTAATAATCCTGAAGTTCCGTTTGTGCTTGATGATATAAAAAATTTAAGTGAAGATATTTTTAAAAAATATTTTCCGAATGGGGTAAGTGTAATTATTGGTGGACCACCTTGTCAAGGATTTTCTATGTGTGGTGCAAGAGATATTAATGATGAAAGAAATGATTTATTTTACGAATATGCTAGAATTGTAAGTTATACTAAACCTTATATTTTTATAATGGAAAATGTTAAGGGATTATTATCGATGAAAAATAAAAAAGGTAATTTGATTATTAATGCTATATATGAAGAGTTTGAAAAAATAGGATATAAGATACAGCATACAGTAATTAATTCTAAGTATTATAGAGTACCACAATCTAGAGAAAGAGTAATAATTGTTGGAACTAGAGAAGATTTACCTGATAACTATGTTTATCCTCAACCACAATTAACGGAAAGAGAAGTGTATACTGTAAAAGATGCTTTATATGGTTTAACTAATGAAAATTCTTTAAATGGTGAAATTTCAATAATGAATAAAGAAAATAATGAGTATTATGATTCAATTAAATTTGATGGAAAAATATACAATCATCAAATACCATCACATAAGAAGGAGGTTAAACATAGAATGGCATTTGTACCTCAAGGAGGCAATTGGCAGGATATACCTGAAGAATTTAGAGCTGGTGGAATTCATAGTAATGCATATAGAAGATTAGATTTAACTAAACCAAGTGTAACTATTAAGCATGCATATAAGTCTATGATTATTCATCCTATATATAATAGATGCCTAAGTATAAGAGAGGTATCAAGGTTACAATCATTTCCGGATAATTATATATTTAAAAATACTAAAACTTCTCAATATCAACAACTAGCTAATGCAGTTCCTCCAAATTTATCAAAGGCATTAGCCGAATCAGTATTAAATTATTTAACAAAAAATAATTTAACAAATGATAATAAACAGGTTCAATTAAACAGATTAAAAGATAAAGATTGTAATAAGATTAGACGATTAAATATTTTTAATTTCGCCGAAGAAGATATTGTTTAG
- a CDS encoding tyrosine-type recombinase/integrase produces MKGGVRKRGDTWYYYFDLGKIDGKRKKIERKGGRTKKAALEALNEAMIKYKHGFVEPKKMSVVEYITDWLENYIKENRKINTYNRYNQIFKNNIKPYIGTVLLEDLKPIHIDNLLLQEKKKGLSGSTLQTIYGVLNSSFNRAVKLQIMYENPCKFIDRPKRDRFIANILSVDEINKIFNLLNTDIYHDYIMFLALKIILELGLRRGELGGLEWKDIDFKNKCINIKNNLIYTDNDVRISTPKTEDSERVLTISDNLITLLKLHKKIQNSNKLKYGEFYEENFFNSRKYNFIMTWENGKFVHPNYYTKNFKKIINKLDLKKNIRFHDLRHTNATLLLQQGIDFKVIQIRLGHSDINTTLNIYSHVTLDMQKSATDKITALLN; encoded by the coding sequence ATGAAAGGTGGAGTAAGAAAAAGAGGCGACACTTGGTATTATTACTTTGACCTAGGAAAAATTGATGGCAAAAGAAAAAAGATTGAACGTAAGGGTGGAAGAACTAAAAAAGCAGCTTTGGAAGCTTTAAATGAAGCAATGATAAAATATAAGCATGGATTTGTAGAGCCGAAAAAAATGTCAGTGGTAGAATATATAACTGATTGGCTTGAAAATTATATAAAAGAAAATAGAAAAATAAATACTTATAATAGATATAATCAAATTTTTAAAAATAATATTAAACCTTATATTGGCACTGTTCTTTTAGAAGATTTAAAACCTATTCATATTGATAATTTACTACTACAAGAAAAGAAAAAAGGACTTAGTGGTTCTACTTTGCAAACTATTTATGGCGTCTTAAATTCCTCCTTTAATAGAGCAGTAAAGCTACAAATAATGTATGAAAATCCATGCAAATTTATAGATAGACCTAAGCGTGACAGATTTATTGCAAACATTTTAAGCGTAGATGAAATCAATAAAATATTTAATTTACTAAATACAGATATTTATCATGATTATATCATGTTTTTAGCCTTAAAGATTATTCTTGAACTAGGATTAAGACGTGGTGAACTTGGCGGACTTGAATGGAAGGATATAGATTTTAAAAATAAATGTATTAATATTAAAAATAACTTGATCTATACAGATAATGATGTCCGTATATCTACTCCTAAAACTGAGGATAGTGAAAGAGTTTTAACTATATCTGATAATCTTATTACTTTATTAAAACTTCATAAAAAAATTCAAAACTCTAATAAGCTTAAATATGGTGAATTTTATGAAGAAAACTTTTTTAATTCTCGTAAATATAATTTTATAATGACTTGGGAAAACGGAAAGTTTGTCCATCCTAATTATTATACTAAGAACTTTAAAAAAATTATAAATAAATTAGATTTAAAGAAAAATATTAGATTTCATGATTTAAGACATACTAATGCAACTCTTTTACTTCAACAAGGAATTGATTTTAAAGTTATTCAAATTCGTCTAGGTCACTCTGACATAAATACAACTTTAAACATATATTCTCATGTTACTTTGGATATGCAGAAATCTGCTACGGATAAAATTACTGCTCTCCTAAATTAG
- a CDS encoding tRNA (adenine(22)-N(1))-methyltransferase, whose protein sequence is MNISLRLKTIASLVDKCESICDIGTDHAYLPIYLIEKSLCNNAIASDINKGPVEKAKANIKKEGLSNKIICRLGAGLKTIKPNEVDAAIIAGMGGNLIRDIIEESKDVFKNLDYCILQPVQNPDILRKYIYESGYDILDEELCIDEGKYYEIIKIKYNDKYKEIDDIYYEVSKKLIDKEHPLIKDYINFKIDKYKNIVKYIKDDTELAVIRKSELNNNIIKLEELIKCL, encoded by the coding sequence ATGAATATAAGTTTAAGATTAAAAACCATTGCATCTCTAGTAGATAAATGTGAAAGTATATGTGATATAGGTACAGATCATGCATATCTTCCTATATATTTAATAGAAAAAAGTCTTTGTAATAATGCTATTGCATCGGATATTAATAAAGGACCTGTTGAAAAAGCAAAAGCTAATATAAAAAAGGAAGGCTTGAGTAATAAGATAATTTGTAGACTTGGAGCAGGACTTAAAACTATAAAACCTAATGAAGTAGATGCTGCTATTATTGCAGGAATGGGTGGAAATTTAATAAGAGATATCATAGAAGAAAGTAAAGATGTATTTAAAAATTTAGATTATTGTATACTACAACCAGTACAAAATCCAGATATATTAAGAAAGTACATATATGAAAGTGGATATGATATTTTAGATGAAGAATTATGTATTGATGAAGGAAAATACTATGAAATAATAAAGATAAAATATAATGATAAATATAAAGAAATAGATGATATATATTATGAAGTTAGTAAAAAATTAATAGATAAAGAGCATCCATTAATAAAAGATTATATAAATTTTAAAATAGACAAATATAAAAATATTGTTAAGTATATAAAAGATGATACTGAACTTGCTGTTATAAGAAAAAGTGAGTTAAATAATAATATTATAAAATTGGAGGAGTTAATAAAATGTCTTTAA
- a CDS encoding PH domain-containing protein codes for MDIYKAKKGISFIIILSVILLIDICGILLRSLINQYIVLTLIQVTLVVLNIYGFYYCFLSLSLKYIVNERDLHIVGILGFKDIKISFKEIESYKISSNKIKGVKLRGIGDGRFAFGRYFIEKIGTTRMFVTSNRNTVYLKTKDINYAVSPDDIEHFIEKLKEKGINSLDWEYIKAKPVILYKEKAFMVPFIMVSILIVIFTITPLILYVKGILPEKMPLSLDATFNPIRMGTGKQYAFKQAIYGVLNMGILFCMYYAAYFHARYDKKSAKTYIYVSLFTAIVFFLMQMRTLFNYML; via the coding sequence GTGGATATATATAAGGCCAAAAAAGGAATAAGTTTTATTATTATATTATCCGTTATATTATTAATAGATATATGTGGTATTCTTTTAAGAAGTTTAATTAATCAATATATAGTTTTAACATTAATACAGGTTACTTTAGTGGTATTAAATATATATGGTTTTTATTATTGTTTTTTATCATTATCTTTAAAATATATAGTTAATGAACGTGATTTACATATAGTTGGTATTTTGGGGTTTAAAGACATAAAAATATCTTTTAAAGAAATAGAAAGTTATAAAATTTCTTCTAATAAAATTAAGGGTGTAAAATTAAGAGGTATAGGTGATGGAAGATTTGCATTTGGAAGATATTTCATAGAAAAAATTGGAACTACTCGTATGTTTGTAACATCTAATAGAAATACAGTATATTTAAAAACTAAAGATATAAATTATGCAGTTTCACCAGATGATATAGAGCATTTTATAGAAAAGTTAAAAGAAAAAGGTATTAACTCATTGGATTGGGAGTATATAAAAGCAAAGCCAGTGATATTATATAAAGAAAAAGCATTTATGGTTCCTTTTATTATGGTAAGCATTCTTATAGTTATTTTTACAATAACTCCATTAATTTTATATGTAAAAGGAATATTACCTGAAAAAATGCCTTTAAGTTTAGATGCTACATTTAATCCAATAAGAATGGGTACCGGAAAACAATATGCATTTAAACAGGCTATTTATGGTGTATTAAATATGGGAATATTATTTTGTATGTATTATGCGGCTTATTTTCATGCAAGATATGATAAGAAAAGTGCAAAAACATATATATATGTGTCGCTATTCACAGCCATAGTTTTCTTTTTAATGCAAATGAGGACGTTATTTAATTACATGTTATAG
- a CDS encoding DNA cytosine methyltransferase — MKYKIIDLFAGLGGFRLAFEKQECECVFSSEIDKSACETYKENFGEYPSGDITQISTYDIPNFDILCAGFPCQPFSIGGRRLGFEDSRGTLFFEVARILKYKKPKAFILENVKGLVNHEGGNTLKTIENILDELGYDFSYKVMNALDYGVPQNRERWYCIGFKKELKVSFENKQVSTQNVFKFPKKKELNFFIEDVIKEKEIKGYKSTDRAIQNINTHLPKFIEKNGRNEDRFIIANEIRPSRCSFRNNGTVPCFTAKMGTGGNNVPVIVDYYRKLTEKECLRLMGFPLNYKIKLNCHQSYKQIGNSVVVTIIEELAKNIVEMLKKVE, encoded by the coding sequence ATGAAATATAAAATAATTGACTTGTTTGCTGGTCTGGGTGGTTTTAGATTGGCATTTGAAAAACAAGAATGTGAATGTGTATTTAGTTCGGAAATAGATAAGTCTGCATGTGAAACTTATAAAGAAAATTTTGGTGAATACCCATCAGGAGATATTACCCAAATTTCCACATATGATATACCCAATTTCGATATATTATGTGCAGGATTTCCGTGTCAACCTTTTTCGATTGGTGGTAGAAGATTAGGTTTTGAAGATTCAAGGGGAACTCTTTTTTTTGAAGTAGCAAGAATTTTAAAATATAAGAAGCCTAAAGCATTTATTTTAGAGAATGTTAAAGGATTAGTTAATCATGAGGGTGGAAATACTTTAAAAACTATAGAAAATATTCTTGACGAATTAGGATACGATTTTTCTTATAAGGTAATGAACGCTTTAGATTATGGAGTACCACAAAATAGAGAGAGATGGTATTGTATAGGTTTTAAAAAGGAATTAAAAGTTTCATTTGAAAATAAACAAGTTTCAACACAGAATGTTTTCAAATTTCCTAAGAAGAAAGAGTTGAATTTTTTTATTGAAGACGTAATTAAGGAAAAAGAAATTAAAGGTTATAAATCTACTGATAGAGCTATACAGAATATTAACACTCATTTACCTAAGTTCATTGAAAAAAATGGTAGAAATGAAGATAGATTTATTATTGCTAATGAAATTAGACCATCAAGATGTTCTTTTAGAAATAATGGAACAGTTCCGTGTTTTACAGCTAAGATGGGAACAGGAGGTAATAATGTTCCTGTAATAGTTGACTATTATAGAAAGTTAACAGAAAAAGAATGTTTAAGATTGATGGGGTTTCCACTAAATTACAAAATAAAGCTTAATTGTCATCAATCATATAAACAGATAGGAAACAGTGTTGTTGTAACAATAATAGAAGAATTGGCAAAAAACATAGTGGAAATGTTGAAAAAGGTGGAGTAA
- a CDS encoding helix-turn-helix domain-containing protein, whose translation MQDYLYTVEEVASILKVNKNTVYDLIRNKFLIALKLGRLKVTRTTLLEFLKNFNGKDLSDLDNIKELEF comes from the coding sequence ATGCAAGATTACTTATATACAGTAGAGGAAGTTGCTAGTATTTTAAAAGTAAATAAAAATACTGTGTATGATTTAATTAGAAATAAGTTTTTAATTGCTTTAAAACTTGGAAGGCTAAAAGTCACAAGAACTACTTTATTAGAGTTTTTAAAAAATTTTAATGGAAAAGATTTATCAGATTTAGACAATATAAAGGAATTAGAATTTTAG
- a CDS encoding Nif3-like dinuclear metal center hexameric protein — protein sequence MSLKVIDIKNVIENFAPVKLKLSYDNVGLMVGELDKDVSSILVALDCTLDVIEEAKRKKCNLIFTHHPLLYKKPSSVTSETLVGKKILELIKGNINLYSAHTNMDSVAGGINDTVMDMLGFQESTTIELSEGRDKNDNKSGLGRVAKLDNPITLKELCEKVKTSLDVSFVRYAGEDDKLVQSVAVINGNGQSYFPMAKEMGVDCIITGDTTYHFVSDYKEEGIGIIDAGHFPTEWLAFKNIVKILEKTLKEHGFDNKLIFSEASKDPYKLG from the coding sequence ATGTCTTTAAAAGTAATAGATATTAAAAATGTAATAGAAAACTTTGCTCCTGTAAAATTAAAATTAAGTTATGATAATGTAGGACTTATGGTAGGGGAATTAGATAAGGATGTTAGCTCTATTCTTGTAGCATTAGATTGTACATTAGATGTTATAGAGGAAGCAAAAAGAAAAAAATGTAATTTAATATTTACCCATCATCCATTATTATATAAAAAACCATCATCTGTAACTTCTGAAACTTTGGTTGGTAAAAAAATATTAGAACTTATAAAAGGTAATATAAATCTTTATTCTGCTCATACTAACATGGATTCAGTAGCAGGGGGTATTAATGATACTGTTATGGATATGTTGGGATTTCAAGAAAGTACAACTATAGAGCTTTCTGAAGGTAGAGATAAAAATGATAATAAAAGTGGTTTGGGAAGAGTAGCAAAACTTGATAATCCTATAACATTAAAGGAATTATGTGAAAAAGTAAAAACAAGCTTAGATGTATCTTTTGTTAGATATGCAGGTGAAGATGATAAGCTTGTACAAAGTGTTGCTGTAATAAATGGAAATGGTCAAAGTTATTTTCCTATGGCAAAAGAAATGGGTGTAGATTGTATAATTACAGGAGATACAACGTATCATTTTGTTAGTGATTATAAAGAAGAAGGTATAGGAATAATTGATGCAGGACATTTTCCAACAGAGTGGTTAGCATTTAAAAACATAGTAAAAATTTTAGAAAAAACATTAAAAGAACATGGATTTGATAATAAACTAATATTTTCAGAAGCATCTAAAGATCCATATAAATTAGGATAA
- a CDS encoding helix-turn-helix domain-containing protein produces MVLSKKKLGELVKEARKLKSDKLGKRYTQRMLASDINKSQSYIGDVESGRTYPSFKLLNHIANACGVPISYFQDHNDINYNIDTFITSQLNNLNEKEILSIREAIKNDPNINLHHILDCSKTFSNNLFKTPKENINCLLNQPSIIDFCEVDINKLNEKEAEEFIDELLRQLKLISYKYKR; encoded by the coding sequence ATGGTATTGAGCAAAAAAAAATTAGGAGAATTAGTTAAAGAAGCAAGGAAGCTTAAATCCGATAAGCTCGGTAAACGTTATACTCAAAGAATGCTTGCAAGCGACATAAATAAATCTCAAAGTTACATTGGAGATGTTGAATCTGGAAGAACTTATCCCAGCTTTAAACTTCTAAATCATATAGCTAATGCCTGTGGTGTTCCAATAAGTTATTTTCAAGACCATAACGATATTAACTACAATATAGATACATTTATAACCTCTCAATTAAATAACTTAAATGAAAAAGAAATACTTTCTATTAGAGAAGCAATAAAGAATGATCCTAATATAAATTTACACCATATTTTAGATTGTTCTAAAACCTTCTCTAATAATTTATTTAAAACTCCTAAAGAAAATATAAACTGTTTATTAAATCAACCTTCCATTATAGATTTTTGTGAAGTTGATATAAATAAACTTAATGAAAAGGAGGCTGAAGAATTTATTGATGAGTTATTAAGACAACTTAAGCTTATAAGCTATAAGTACAAAAGATAA
- a CDS encoding helix-turn-helix domain-containing protein — MNNNVEGLPILLTVKEMASVLKIGKNKAYSLIYNEKLPVLRLGPKNIRIPKYTLIRWIEKNKKYKVSKT, encoded by the coding sequence ATGAATAATAATGTTGAGGGACTGCCGATACTATTAACAGTTAAAGAGATGGCATCTGTTTTGAAAATTGGTAAAAATAAAGCTTATAGTCTTATATATAATGAAAAACTTCCGGTGTTAAGGTTAGGACCTAAAAATATAAGAATACCTAAATATACTCTTATAAGGTGGATTGAGAAAAATAAAAAATATAAAGTCAGTAAGACTTAG
- a CDS encoding BhlA/UviB family holin-like peptide yields the protein MENEILKLASSQGIWAALSVVLIFYILKAQEKRDLKQEQREENYQRIIKNLTDKLHLIEDVKKDLKEVKEVILRT from the coding sequence TTGGAAAATGAAATCCTAAAGCTTGCATCATCTCAAGGAATCTGGGCAGCCCTTAGTGTAGTTTTAATATTCTACATTCTAAAGGCTCAGGAAAAGAGAGATTTAAAGCAAGAACAAAGGGAAGAAAATTACCAAAGGATAATTAAAAATCTCACTGATAAATTGCACTTAATTGAAGATGTAAAAAAAGACCTTAAGGAAGTGAAAGAGGTAATATTACGAACATAA
- a CDS encoding DnaD domain-containing protein produces MAKYRQLQTNFWNDGFVLDLTPEEKYFYLYLMTNPSTAQCGVYELPKRIIETQTGYNRDTIDKLLARFMEYEKIKYCNETKEIMIKNWIRYNKPTNNNAIKCVNSELKGVKCKEYINEVYEQCNNLSLNVKLIFQGLFECINGVNKNKDDEQSQEGVEDVIYTFESNVHTLTPIQRNKVIEWSKKYTADVITLAIEEAVNNNVKNIKYIDKILMIWSQKGLYSAEDIKEYIVKWRRSKERKEDNGERQYDFKELEKKLLGWDDENMCDEKES; encoded by the coding sequence ATGGCAAAGTATAGACAACTACAAACAAATTTTTGGAATGATGGTTTTGTCTTAGATCTTACCCCAGAGGAAAAATATTTTTATTTATATCTTATGACTAATCCTAGTACAGCTCAATGCGGAGTTTATGAACTTCCAAAGAGGATAATAGAAACTCAAACAGGATATAATAGAGATACTATAGACAAGCTACTTGCAAGATTTATGGAATATGAAAAAATAAAGTATTGCAATGAAACTAAGGAAATAATGATAAAAAATTGGATTAGATATAATAAACCTACAAATAATAACGCAATAAAGTGTGTTAATTCGGAGTTAAAAGGAGTTAAATGTAAAGAATATATTAATGAAGTATATGAACAATGCAATAATCTATCATTAAATGTAAAATTAATTTTTCAAGGATTATTTGAATGTATTAATGGAGTTAATAAAAATAAAGATGATGAACAGTCTCAAGAGGGAGTAGAAGATGTTATATATACATTTGAAAGTAATGTACATACATTGACACCTATACAACGAAATAAGGTTATTGAATGGAGTAAAAAATACACTGCGGATGTAATTACTTTAGCTATTGAAGAAGCTGTTAATAATAATGTTAAGAATATTAAATATATAGACAAGATACTTATGATTTGGAGCCAAAAGGGTTTATATTCAGCAGAAGATATTAAGGAATATATTGTTAAGTGGAGAAGAAGTAAAGAGAGAAAAGAGGATAATGGAGAACGACAATATGATTTTAAAGAACTTGAAAAAAAGCTTTTAGGATGGGATGATGAAAATATGTGTGATGAAAAAGAGTCTTAA
- a CDS encoding sigma-70 family RNA polymerase sigma factor — MEQLITKAKSGDVESINFIINKYKNFVFKKASGYHIPGYDFEDLVQHGYLSIIKAIRMYKLGSNSYNGYFINAISTNFAALLKGEIKHFREVPDYNILNKDKEYEFTVEDEVIAYDQIKKLYEAMDKLEPLEREIISRYYINNEKFKDISEDKKLLYDRTIYLRRRAVRKLRNIISNIY, encoded by the coding sequence ATGGAACAGCTTATAACAAAGGCAAAGAGTGGAGATGTAGAATCTATAAATTTCATTATTAATAAATATAAAAACTTTGTATTTAAGAAGGCTAGTGGTTATCACATTCCAGGTTATGATTTTGAAGATTTAGTGCAACATGGATATCTTTCAATTATAAAAGCTATAAGAATGTACAAGCTAGGAAGTAATTCATATAATGGATATTTCATAAATGCTATAAGTACAAACTTTGCAGCACTACTAAAAGGTGAGATTAAACATTTTAGAGAAGTCCCAGATTATAATATACTTAATAAAGATAAAGAATATGAGTTTACTGTTGAGGATGAAGTTATAGCATATGACCAGATTAAAAAACTTTATGAGGCTATGGATAAACTGGAACCATTGGAAAGGGAGATTATTAGTAGATATTATATTAATAATGAAAAATTTAAGGATATTTCAGAAGATAAAAAGCTTTTATATGATAGGACTATTTATTTGAGGAGGAGAGCTGTTAGGAAATTAAGGAATATTATAAGTAATATATATTGA
- the rpoD gene encoding RNA polymerase sigma factor RpoD produces the protein MADNKKKNTTNKNDVKDNKDRMKIIKNLIDKGKKKGNLTYKEIMDELDNVELTPEQIEKVYGVLESMDIEVIGDMKEIETEEEEIDLSIPEGISIDDPVRMYLKEIGKVPLLSPDEEISLAQRIEDGDMYAKKKLAEANLRLVVSIAKRYVGRGMLFLDLIQEGNLGLIKAVEKFDYRKGYKFSTYATWWIRQAITRAIADQARTIRIPVHMVETINKLIRVSRQLLQELGREPQPEEIAKIMEMPVDKVREIMKIAQEPVSLETPIGEEEDSHLGDFIPDDEAPAPAEAAAFTMLKEQLINVLDTLTPREEKVLRLRFGLDDGRARTLEEVGKEFNVTRERIRQIEAKALRKLRHPSRSKKLKDYLD, from the coding sequence ATGGCAGATAATAAAAAGAAAAATACTACAAATAAAAATGATGTAAAAGATAATAAGGACAGAATGAAAATAATAAAAAACCTTATTGATAAAGGAAAGAAAAAAGGTAATCTAACATATAAAGAAATAATGGATGAATTGGATAATGTTGAATTAACTCCAGAACAAATAGAAAAAGTTTATGGTGTTCTTGAATCAATGGATATTGAAGTTATTGGGGACATGAAAGAAATAGAAACAGAGGAAGAAGAAATAGATCTTTCAATACCAGAAGGAATATCTATAGATGATCCTGTTAGAATGTATTTAAAAGAAATAGGAAAGGTACCTCTTTTATCTCCAGATGAAGAGATAAGTCTTGCTCAGAGAATAGAAGATGGAGATATGTATGCTAAAAAGAAATTAGCAGAAGCTAACTTAAGACTTGTTGTAAGTATTGCTAAAAGATATGTAGGTCGTGGAATGTTATTTCTTGATCTTATTCAAGAAGGGAATTTAGGACTTATAAAAGCAGTAGAAAAGTTTGATTATAGAAAAGGATATAAATTTAGTACTTATGCTACATGGTGGATTAGACAGGCAATAACAAGAGCTATTGCAGATCAAGCAAGAACTATAAGAATTCCTGTTCATATGGTAGAAACAATAAATAAACTTATAAGAGTATCAAGACAATTATTACAAGAACTAGGTCGTGAACCACAACCGGAAGAAATAGCAAAAATAATGGAAATGCCAGTTGATAAGGTAAGAGAAATAATGAAGATAGCTCAAGAACCAGTATCACTTGAAACTCCAATTGGAGAAGAAGAAGATAGTCATCTAGGGGATTTTATACCTGATGATGAAGCACCAGCACCGGCAGAAGCAGCGGCATTTACTATGTTAAAGGAACAACTTATAAATGTATTAGATACACTTACTCCAAGAGAAGAAAAAGTTTTAAGATTAAGATTTGGTCTTGATGATGGAAGAGCAAGAACTTTAGAGGAAGTTGGAAAAGAGTTTAATGTAACAAGAGAAAGAATAAGACAAATAGAAGCAAAAGCTTTAAGAAAACTAAGACATCCAAGCAGAAGTAAGAAATTAAAGGATTATTTAGATTAA
- a CDS encoding DUF2922 domain-containing protein, which yields MAKTLLMKFKTDRDKSFSLRVNKVKNDVNEEDVKTLMDSLIKNDVVLASSGTLKVKESAELITTSSEPIDVE from the coding sequence ATGGCTAAAACACTTTTAATGAAATTTAAAACCGATAGAGATAAAAGTTTTTCTTTAAGAGTTAATAAGGTTAAAAATGATGTTAACGAGGAAGATGTTAAAACATTAATGGACTCTTTAATTAAAAATGATGTTGTTCTTGCATCATCTGGTACTTTAAAAGTTAAAGAATCTGCTGAACTTATTACTACTTCTTCTGAACCAATTGATGTTGAATAA
- a CDS encoding helix-turn-helix transcriptional regulator, producing the protein MKLKVLRVINNWTQEEAAKRCNTNQKIYWNWEMGKSYPRRKSRGYISRAYGVDVEDIFFD; encoded by the coding sequence ATGAAACTTAAGGTTCTAAGAGTTATTAATAATTGGACACAAGAAGAAGCAGCTAAAAGATGTAATACCAATCAAAAGATTTATTGGAATTGGGAAATGGGAAAAAGTTATCCAAGACGTAAAAGTAGAGGATATATATCAAGAGCTTATGGAGTTGACGTTGAAGATATTTTTTTCGATTAA
- a CDS encoding DUF1659 domain-containing protein, which produces MAQSKVYKSTLALNVLVGTDDKGKDVFKKQGFAKIRTNADINKVAEVGLNAAKLFESAKVLKIDQSIITEE; this is translated from the coding sequence ATGGCTCAATCAAAGGTTTATAAAAGTACACTTGCCCTTAATGTTTTAGTTGGTACTGATGATAAAGGAAAGGATGTCTTTAAGAAACAAGGCTTTGCTAAAATCAGAACTAATGCTGACATTAATAAGGTTGCTGAAGTTGGTCTTAATGCTGCTAAGTTATTTGAAAGCGCTAAAGTTTTAAAAATTGATCAATCTATAATTACTGAGGAATAG